The Vallitalea okinawensis genome window below encodes:
- a CDS encoding methyl-accepting chemotaxis protein yields the protein MKLKNKLLIPVIVIVIFSITTIASFIFVGVKDNLIRHMIDSQLNSELNTLDNTIESNEQVIVTIQKALDDQNIAIAKSVSNLIKENPDYYLSAYRMKALAKELQVDEIHVTDSDGVLVSGNIEEFYGFDFKTTEQTKPFLEILDDKNFVLAQEPTERGTDKTLFQYIGVARQDQKGIVQIGIRPEAVEQLVAGIEIQQLIEEVQVGQSGYAYAVDHNGITIAHKDPNKIGDDITEFEWSQNLFNDEEGKFEYTYNGANTYATYRNIGDKIIVVVYPESDFIGVYYKIISQSSIILIITVVLIYIIVFMLINRQVIKPINFLINNMNKVGDGDLNVHIEVKSKDEIGTLSSNFNKMIESMKNMTVKIIDTVNQINSSSELISESTEEVTISSEEVSKTIQEIALGTNKLAEESSISLEITDGLAKKIQDITDKLKITVENTYHIKDRNKIGILSIQELEKRFKENTESTITVAKSVDDLADKSNSILTIIDTINSISEQINLLALNAAIEAARAGEHGRGFAVVAEEVRKLAEDSSSATHNIQQILDEITIIINNTNDYMDNNRAIIKEVDKSILETRKTSNEITKSINQSHQQMEMIKEDVDEIIKSKDHTLVAIQNISAVSEESAAASEQISASAEEQTATLEEIADSIQNLDQVINELSDLVSIYKI from the coding sequence ATGAAACTAAAAAACAAGCTTTTGATACCAGTTATTGTAATTGTTATTTTTTCAATAACGACCATTGCTTCATTTATTTTTGTTGGTGTTAAGGACAATTTGATCAGGCATATGATTGATTCACAGTTGAACAGCGAATTAAATACCCTTGATAATACCATAGAATCTAATGAGCAAGTCATAGTAACGATACAAAAAGCTTTAGATGACCAGAACATTGCCATTGCTAAATCAGTTTCTAATTTAATTAAAGAAAATCCTGATTATTATTTATCAGCGTATAGAATGAAAGCTTTAGCAAAAGAACTTCAGGTTGACGAAATACATGTAACTGATAGTGATGGTGTTTTAGTATCTGGTAATATCGAAGAGTTTTATGGTTTTGACTTTAAAACCACAGAACAAACTAAGCCTTTTCTTGAAATTCTTGATGATAAGAATTTTGTCTTAGCTCAAGAGCCAACAGAAAGAGGAACAGATAAAACTTTATTCCAATACATAGGTGTGGCAAGACAAGATCAGAAAGGAATTGTACAGATAGGTATTCGTCCAGAGGCAGTTGAGCAACTAGTAGCTGGAATTGAGATACAACAGCTTATAGAAGAAGTGCAGGTAGGCCAATCTGGTTATGCTTATGCAGTTGATCACAATGGTATAACAATAGCTCATAAGGATCCTAATAAAATAGGTGATGACATTACAGAGTTTGAATGGAGCCAGAATCTCTTCAATGATGAAGAGGGCAAATTTGAGTACACATATAATGGTGCTAATACATATGCAACATATAGAAATATTGGAGATAAAATTATTGTAGTGGTTTATCCAGAATCAGACTTTATAGGTGTTTATTATAAAATTATATCGCAAAGCTCCATTATTCTAATTATCACAGTTGTTTTAATTTACATTATCGTTTTCATGTTAATCAATAGACAAGTTATTAAGCCCATCAACTTTCTAATAAACAATATGAATAAAGTAGGTGATGGTGATTTAAATGTACATATTGAAGTTAAAAGTAAGGATGAAATAGGTACACTTAGTAGCAACTTTAATAAGATGATTGAAAGTATGAAGAACATGACTGTGAAAATCATTGATACAGTTAATCAGATTAATAGTTCTTCAGAACTCATATCAGAGTCAACAGAAGAAGTAACTATTTCAAGTGAAGAGGTTTCTAAAACGATTCAAGAGATAGCATTAGGGACAAATAAGTTAGCAGAAGAAAGTAGTATTAGTTTAGAAATAACAGATGGTCTTGCGAAGAAGATACAAGATATTACTGACAAACTTAAGATTACAGTAGAAAATACATATCACATAAAAGATAGAAATAAAATAGGGATTCTATCCATACAAGAACTTGAAAAACGATTTAAAGAAAATACTGAATCAACTATCACCGTAGCAAAAAGTGTCGATGACTTAGCTGATAAATCTAATTCAATCTTAACAATAATAGATACAATCAATTCTATATCCGAACAAATAAATCTATTGGCATTAAATGCAGCCATAGAAGCTGCTAGAGCAGGTGAACATGGTAGAGGCTTTGCAGTTGTCGCAGAAGAAGTGAGAAAACTGGCGGAAGATTCTAGTTCAGCCACTCATAACATACAACAGATCCTTGATGAAATTACGATTATTATCAATAATACAAATGATTATATGGATAATAATAGAGCTATTATTAAAGAAGTTGATAAGTCCATATTAGAAACTAGAAAGACTTCCAATGAAATAACCAAATCCATTAATCAATCTCACCAACAAATGGAGATGATTAAGGAAGATGTTGACGAAATAATAAAAAGTAAGGATCATACTTTGGTAGCTATCCAGAATATTTCAGCAGTATCTGAGGAATCAGCTGCAGCATCTGAACAAATCAGTGCATCAGCTGAGGAACAAACTGCAACCCTTGAAGAAATCGCTGACTCTATTCAAAATTTAGATCAGGTTATAAACGAATTATCTGATTTAGTAAGTATCTATAAAATATAA
- a CDS encoding ABC transporter permease produces the protein MQRKIKKLLWHNEFYIFLVILLISLVVQLRSGQFYTSNNIVDLISAMIVPGLFAIGAFMVLVSGGIDVSFPALASLSVYATTRILVDINFQGGIWLPILLCMIFGGFLGAINGLLISKFKLQPLIVTLGVASIFKGFMQGVLKSVQISVIPKGMSSFGTASLFVVKNQESGLAARMPVAVLVLIIVLILTYFILNHTMYGRGIYAIGGNETSAERAGFNVKRIKFTLYILVGIISSLAGLIRVSMMTQMHPTNMLGMEMMIIAGVVLGGVAITGGAGTLIGCMLGTILIVLVQNSLILLGVPTFWQGFFLGMLIILGTGVSAYRVRQANKPQKFKVPRGAANEVEL, from the coding sequence ATGCAGAGAAAAATAAAAAAGCTATTATGGCATAATGAGTTTTATATATTCCTGGTTATTCTTTTAATCAGTTTAGTCGTTCAATTACGATCAGGACAGTTTTATACCAGTAACAATATTGTTGACCTTATATCGGCGATGATTGTACCTGGCTTATTTGCAATAGGCGCATTTATGGTTCTAGTCTCAGGAGGAATAGATGTATCTTTCCCAGCACTAGCGTCATTGAGCGTGTATGCCACTACAAGAATTTTAGTGGACATCAACTTTCAAGGTGGTATTTGGTTACCAATCCTATTATGTATGATCTTTGGAGGTTTTTTAGGTGCAATTAATGGCTTATTAATTTCCAAGTTTAAGTTGCAACCACTGATTGTAACTCTAGGTGTAGCTAGTATATTTAAAGGTTTCATGCAAGGTGTACTAAAAAGTGTACAGATTTCGGTAATACCCAAAGGGATGTCTTCATTTGGAACAGCTTCACTTTTTGTTGTAAAGAATCAGGAATCAGGCTTAGCAGCTCGTATGCCTGTGGCAGTATTGGTACTAATTATAGTTCTTATCCTGACATACTTTATCCTTAATCATACCATGTATGGAAGAGGAATATATGCCATAGGGGGAAATGAAACAAGCGCTGAGCGCGCTGGTTTTAATGTAAAGAGAATTAAATTTACATTGTATATTCTAGTAGGTATAATATCAAGTTTAGCAGGTCTTATACGTGTTAGCATGATGACACAGATGCACCCAACTAATATGCTTGGAATGGAAATGATGATTATTGCAGGGGTTGTTTTAGGTGGTGTGGCTATAACTGGTGGTGCAGGAACTCTTATAGGTTGTATGCTAGGTACAATTTTAATCGTATTGGTTCAGAATTCGTTAATTCTTCTTGGTGTTCCAACTTTTTGGCAAGGGTTCTTTTTAGGTATGCTTATTATTTTGGGAACAGGGGTTAGTGCTTACAGAGTAAGACAAGCCAATAAACCTCAAAAATTCAAAGTACCAAGGGGGGCAGCAAATGAAGTTGAATTATAA
- a CDS encoding beta-propeller fold lactonase family protein: MSFQSFVYVTNQNDNNVSVIRLSDNMVINTVPVGNAPGRISITPNGQFAYVINQNGNNVSVIQLSDNMVIQSISVGNGPSGLAITPNGQFVYVTNRSDDTVSVIQVSTNMVVATIPVGTFPIEVAITPNGQFAYVTNAFTHTVSVIRLSDNMVVQTIAVGTVPFGIAITPNGQFAYVGNRLDDTVSVIRLSDNMVIQTVPVGDAPTEFAITPNGQFAYVTNSFDNTVSVIRLSDNMVVQTIIVGSFPFGIAITPSGQFAYVANFSSDNVSVIRLSDNMVIQTVPVGDGPIGIAITPPPAPIVNPSFVKVTVSNIELTAIVRDIN, from the coding sequence ATGTCATTTCAATCCTTTGTATATGTTACAAATCAAAACGATAACAATGTATCAGTTATACGGTTATCGGATAATATGGTCATTAATACTGTACCTGTTGGTAATGCTCCTGGTAGAATATCAATAACTCCTAATGGGCAGTTTGCATATGTTATAAATCAAAACGGTAACAATGTATCAGTTATTCAGTTATCGGATAATATGGTCATTCAATCTATATCTGTTGGAAATGGCCCTTCTGGATTAGCAATAACACCAAATGGGCAGTTTGTATATGTTACAAATAGATCAGATGACACTGTATCAGTAATCCAAGTATCCACTAATATGGTGGTAGCGACTATACCTGTTGGAACGTTCCCTATAGAAGTAGCAATAACTCCTAATGGCCAGTTTGCATATGTCACTAATGCTTTTACTCATACTGTATCAGTAATACGTTTATCAGATAATATGGTCGTTCAAACTATAGCTGTGGGAACTGTTCCATTTGGTATAGCAATAACTCCTAATGGACAGTTCGCTTATGTTGGAAATCGATTGGACGATACTGTGTCAGTAATACGTTTATCAGATAATATGGTCATTCAGACTGTACCTGTTGGTGATGCTCCGACTGAATTTGCAATAACTCCCAATGGTCAATTTGCGTACGTAACTAATTCTTTTGACAACACTGTATCAGTAATACGATTATCAGATAATATGGTCGTCCAGACCATAATTGTCGGATCTTTCCCATTTGGTATAGCAATAACTCCAAGCGGACAATTTGCATACGTTGCTAATTTTAGCTCTGATAATGTATCTGTAATCCGTTTATCAGATAATATGGTCATTCAGACTGTACCCGTAGGTGATGGTCCAATAGGTATCGCAATTACTCCACCACCAGCTCCTATAGTTAATCCCTCTTTCGTTAAAGTCACAGTATCTAATATAGAGTTAACTGCCATTGTTCGTGATATCAACTAA
- a CDS encoding ABC transporter permease: MNSFLDLVGYEYKKIFKRKSVTVTLTLSLIVTIFSCAAILFGDYYVDGEPFESHYEGMVKERAYARNLAGREIDTDLLLETAEAYKKVPLQDRYSVTEAYQTYARPYSAIRMIIMSVYNTRLHKFDMSALQNLTIEQADDFYKLRYSKLVESINSMTLNERSKAKILTLDEEVKKPFTFDYIDGYHRFLVIMYTTGMLVCFVSAILLAPIFAGEYTSGTDQLLLASKHGKKKLIYAKLFSGITVTCGICLILTMITYFECMIIYGFDGGDAPFQLSVPMCAYPLTMRQVALLLSISILFANIFSSAITLFLSAKFKSPFGVMIIISIITIMPIFITKPDNNIFLHNLLSLIPSNMMGSWALITPILYELPGISVLPYIFIPIFAIIISLILLPFAYYGFRNHQVG; encoded by the coding sequence ATGAATAGTTTTTTGGATTTAGTAGGATATGAGTATAAAAAAATATTTAAAAGAAAAAGTGTTACTGTTACATTAACTTTATCTCTGATTGTTACAATTTTTAGTTGTGCAGCTATTTTATTTGGTGATTACTATGTTGATGGAGAACCTTTTGAAAGTCATTATGAAGGGATGGTGAAGGAAAGGGCTTATGCACGTAACCTAGCAGGAAGAGAAATTGATACAGATTTGCTGCTGGAAACTGCCGAAGCATATAAAAAAGTACCACTTCAAGATCGGTATAGTGTTACTGAAGCATATCAAACTTACGCTCGTCCATACAGTGCTATACGAATGATAATAATGTCAGTTTATAATACGCGACTACATAAATTCGATATGAGTGCCCTCCAAAATTTAACAATAGAACAAGCTGATGATTTTTATAAATTAAGGTATAGTAAGTTAGTAGAGTCTATAAATAGCATGACTTTAAATGAAAGATCCAAAGCAAAGATTCTGACTTTAGATGAAGAAGTGAAAAAACCTTTTACATTTGATTATATAGATGGTTATCATAGGTTTCTTGTTATCATGTATACCACTGGTATGCTTGTATGCTTTGTTTCAGCCATTCTTCTAGCCCCTATTTTTGCTGGAGAATATACCAGTGGAACAGATCAATTATTATTGGCTTCAAAGCATGGTAAGAAAAAATTAATTTATGCAAAGCTCTTTTCAGGGATTACTGTCACATGTGGAATCTGCTTAATTTTAACAATGATTACTTATTTTGAGTGCATGATAATATATGGATTTGACGGGGGAGATGCTCCATTTCAGTTATCGGTACCCATGTGTGCATACCCATTGACAATGAGGCAGGTGGCATTATTACTTTCCATTAGTATTCTGTTTGCTAACATTTTCTCATCAGCCATTACATTATTCTTATCAGCAAAATTTAAATCACCCTTTGGGGTTATGATCATTATTAGTATCATAACGATCATGCCAATTTTTATAACAAAGCCTGATAACAATATATTTTTACATAATCTATTAAGTCTAATACCATCCAACATGATGGGCAGTTGGGCACTTATTACACCAATATTATATGAGTTACCTGGAATATCAGTCCTTCCCTACATTTTTATACCGATATTCGCTATTATAATCTCACTGATTTTATTACCCTTTGCTTATTACGGGTTCAGAAACCATCAGGTAGGCTAA
- a CDS encoding RpiB/LacA/LacB family sugar-phosphate isomerase: MKTVKDKYVLVGADFAGFPLKEAVVADLKKRGWKVKDIGVLTEDEEDPEMFHRIGLKVGAKISEREFERALLFCGTGTGIHIAASKCPHVHATVVESVAAAKRAITGNNVNVLAMGAFYVAPQMGIECARAFLENNLGSGWEYWENFYEFHKLAYDELEAFNYEEFKANNFEVIRLGDVTLELDL; encoded by the coding sequence ATGAAAACTGTTAAAGATAAATATGTATTAGTAGGTGCTGATTTTGCTGGATTTCCTTTAAAAGAAGCAGTTGTAGCGGACTTAAAAAAAAGAGGTTGGAAAGTTAAAGACATAGGAGTTTTAACTGAAGATGAAGAAGATCCAGAGATGTTTCACCGTATAGGTCTAAAAGTAGGTGCTAAAATCTCTGAAAGGGAGTTTGAAAGAGCTTTGCTCTTTTGTGGTACAGGTACAGGAATACATATCGCAGCTAGTAAATGTCCACATGTTCATGCAACAGTTGTTGAAAGTGTGGCAGCTGCCAAGAGAGCTATTACTGGAAATAATGTGAATGTACTTGCCATGGGTGCTTTCTATGTAGCTCCTCAAATGGGCATTGAGTGTGCACGTGCATTTCTTGAGAATAACCTAGGCAGCGGATGGGAGTATTGGGAGAACTTCTATGAGTTCCATAAGCTAGCATATGATGAGTTAGAGGCTTTCAACTACGAAGAGTTTAAAGCTAATAATTTTGAGGTTATTCGGCTAGGGGATGTAACATTAGAGCTAGATCTATAG
- a CDS encoding ABC transporter permease, with amino-acid sequence MKLNYNNTKSFLRKDIYITRLIFLMIVWMIFMAIFKFDKFYTLINFQTMAAQFPEFGLMALGVMLCMITGGIDLSVVGVANLVAIVSGIILKQFITVNGELLTIAIPLVFLISIVLGALAGALNGFLVSVIRIPPILATLGSLELFRGIGIILTKGKAISGIPFEFSEAITHKLFGILPNQLLIFLVVVLLIAFLINNTAYGKKLYLTGTNITAAKFSGIRTKSVLIKTYMISSISAALAGLIMLANYNSARADYGTVYTLQCVLIVVLGGVNPAGGKGKVTGVVLAICVLQMLSSGLNRFPQISSFYIPLIWGGVLITVMVINYFTENSIKVFRGKIKKLIVNGEKL; translated from the coding sequence ATGAAGTTGAATTATAACAATACAAAGTCATTTCTGAGAAAAGATATATATATCACTAGATTAATCTTTCTTATGATTGTTTGGATGATATTCATGGCTATATTTAAGTTTGATAAGTTCTATACATTAATTAATTTTCAAACTATGGCGGCTCAGTTTCCTGAATTTGGGTTAATGGCTCTTGGCGTTATGTTATGCATGATTACAGGCGGCATAGATTTATCCGTTGTAGGCGTGGCGAATTTAGTAGCCATTGTTTCAGGGATAATACTGAAACAGTTTATTACAGTGAATGGTGAGTTACTTACTATAGCCATACCCTTGGTATTTTTAATAAGTATTGTACTGGGTGCTTTAGCAGGAGCACTTAACGGCTTCCTAGTTTCTGTTATACGTATTCCACCGATCTTAGCTACCCTAGGTTCTCTAGAGCTGTTTAGAGGTATTGGTATAATTCTAACAAAAGGTAAAGCCATTAGTGGTATACCCTTTGAATTCTCTGAAGCTATTACCCATAAGCTATTTGGCATTTTACCTAATCAATTATTAATTTTTCTTGTAGTAGTTTTACTAATAGCTTTTCTTATAAATAATACGGCCTATGGGAAAAAACTATATCTTACAGGAACAAATATTACAGCGGCTAAGTTCTCTGGTATTAGGACTAAGAGCGTACTTATAAAAACCTATATGATCTCCAGTATTTCTGCTGCACTTGCAGGCTTAATAATGCTTGCTAATTATAATTCCGCTAGAGCAGATTACGGGACAGTATATACGTTACAATGTGTTTTAATTGTTGTACTGGGTGGGGTTAATCCAGCTGGTGGAAAAGGGAAAGTAACAGGTGTTGTACTTGCTATTTGTGTCTTACAAATGTTGTCATCAGGTTTAAATCGTTTTCCGCAGATTAGTAGTTTTTACATCCCTTTAATTTGGGGTGGCGTCTTGATTACTGTAATGGTTATTAACTACTTTACTGAGAATTCTATTAAAGTATTCCGTGGTAAGATAAAAAAATTAATTGTAAATGGGGAGAAATTATGA
- a CDS encoding ABC transporter ATP-binding protein, translated as MELYIDRLTKQYKNKIAVDRISLSLTKGVYGLLGANGAGKTTLMRMLCGVLKPTSGEVKFNNIDVSHEDYRDALGYLPQDFGCYPGFTAMEFLCYMASLKGLTKQRAKKSAVELLELVSLSDASKKKIKTYSGGMKQRLGIAQALLNNPKILILDEPTSGLDPKERIRFRNLISQLGKDRIVLLSTHIVSDVESIANKILIMKDGQIIDKGSLAEIIRDIEHKIWECKVDSQSADRMTSVYPVINIRQENSHVHIRLVSEERPCETATSTSATLEDLYLYRFSEVNTYE; from the coding sequence ATGGAACTTTACATTGACCGATTAACGAAGCAATATAAGAATAAAATTGCTGTAGATAGAATTTCATTATCTTTAACTAAAGGTGTTTATGGACTTTTAGGGGCTAATGGAGCAGGAAAAACAACACTCATGCGTATGCTTTGTGGTGTTCTAAAACCTACAAGTGGTGAAGTGAAATTTAACAATATTGATGTAAGTCATGAAGATTACAGAGATGCTCTTGGTTATCTACCACAAGATTTTGGGTGTTATCCTGGATTTACAGCCATGGAATTTTTATGCTATATGGCAAGTCTAAAAGGCTTAACAAAGCAAAGAGCAAAGAAATCAGCAGTAGAACTTCTAGAACTAGTATCATTATCAGATGCATCAAAGAAAAAGATCAAAACTTACTCAGGAGGAATGAAACAACGTCTTGGCATTGCACAAGCTTTACTTAATAATCCTAAAATCTTAATTTTAGATGAGCCAACATCTGGACTTGATCCAAAAGAGCGGATACGATTTCGTAATCTAATCTCTCAACTTGGTAAGGATAGAATTGTACTCTTATCCACTCATATTGTGTCGGATGTTGAAAGTATTGCTAATAAGATTTTAATTATGAAAGATGGACAGATTATCGATAAAGGATCACTAGCAGAAATTATTAGAGACATTGAACATAAAATTTGGGAATGTAAGGTCGATAGTCAAAGTGCAGATAGAATGACCTCGGTCTATCCAGTTATTAACATTAGGCAGGAGAATAGTCATGTACATATACGCCTTGTTAGTGAAGAAAGACCTTGTGAAACAGCAACAAGTACGAGTGCGACGTTAGAGGATTTATACCTTTATCGTTTTAGTGAGGTGAATACATATGAATAG
- a CDS encoding autoinducer 2 ABC transporter substrate-binding protein produces the protein MMKRLLTLFLVVILVLSAVACSSSKKTAGKADESEWEIVVVPKDATNPWFVRMDEGVKEYQKATGLNVYQKGTPEIDATLQSQLIADLIASGVDAICVVPVDPSSLEPVLKQAREAGIVVVAHEGASLQNVDYDIEAFSNDKYGAFIMDNLAAAMGEEGLYTTMVGHVTNASHNEWADGGVKHQLEAYPNMKLLEEEPRVESEDNGDVAYQTAKELLKKYPDLKGIMGTSSFDSPGVARAIDELGLTGKVFTAGTGLPAANAEILKSGAVNALTLWDPALAGKAMCSLAVKILRGEEITDNLDLGVEGYNKMTFKQDSKTVMEGQGWIVINKDNVDSFGF, from the coding sequence ATGATGAAGAGATTATTGACATTATTTTTAGTTGTAATCTTAGTTCTCTCAGCTGTGGCTTGTTCTTCTTCAAAGAAGACTGCAGGCAAAGCTGATGAATCAGAATGGGAGATTGTTGTTGTACCAAAAGATGCAACAAATCCATGGTTTGTTCGAATGGATGAAGGTGTTAAGGAATATCAAAAAGCGACAGGTCTAAATGTGTATCAAAAGGGAACTCCTGAAATTGATGCTACGCTTCAGTCCCAGCTAATTGCAGACTTAATTGCTTCAGGTGTGGATGCAATTTGTGTTGTTCCAGTAGATCCATCAAGTCTTGAACCTGTATTGAAGCAGGCTCGTGAAGCAGGTATTGTTGTTGTTGCTCACGAAGGTGCTTCTTTACAAAATGTTGATTATGATATTGAAGCTTTTTCAAATGACAAATATGGCGCATTTATCATGGATAACTTAGCTGCAGCAATGGGGGAAGAAGGTCTATATACTACTATGGTTGGTCATGTTACAAATGCATCACATAATGAATGGGCTGATGGTGGTGTTAAACATCAGCTAGAGGCTTATCCTAATATGAAATTATTAGAAGAAGAACCAAGAGTTGAATCTGAAGATAACGGTGATGTTGCTTATCAAACAGCTAAAGAGTTACTTAAGAAGTATCCTGATTTAAAAGGAATTATGGGAACCTCTTCCTTTGACTCACCAGGTGTTGCAAGAGCCATTGATGAGTTAGGTCTTACAGGTAAAGTATTTACTGCTGGAACAGGATTACCTGCTGCAAATGCTGAAATACTAAAAAGTGGAGCTGTAAATGCATTGACATTATGGGACCCTGCTTTAGCAGGAAAAGCCATGTGTTCTCTAGCTGTTAAGATTCTTCGTGGTGAAGAGATAACAGATAATCTTGATTTAGGTGTGGAAGGATATAATAAAATGACATTTAAGCAAGATAGTAAAACTGTTATGGAAGGTCAAGGATGGATTGTAATTAATAAAGATAATGTGGACAGCTTTGGTTTCTAA
- a CDS encoding RNA polymerase sigma factor has product MSLELEDQYEKIYRYCYFKVKNAQLAEDLTQETFLKFFSQNTYINRGKTLAYLYTISRNLCIDVYKKQESLPLEDDIIAKSDMAIYEEKLIIREAISRLPQDLQEIILLRFVNELSVIEISKITELSRFAVYRKIKNALSKLRLFLSEEDFCE; this is encoded by the coding sequence GTGTCTTTAGAGCTCGAAGATCAATATGAAAAAATATACAGGTACTGTTATTTCAAAGTTAAAAATGCACAGCTTGCGGAAGATTTAACACAGGAAACTTTCCTCAAGTTTTTCAGTCAAAACACCTACATAAACAGAGGCAAAACCCTTGCATATCTCTATACTATTTCAAGAAACTTGTGTATAGATGTCTATAAAAAGCAAGAATCACTACCTTTAGAAGATGATATCATTGCAAAAAGTGATATGGCAATTTACGAAGAAAAGCTAATCATTAGAGAAGCCATTAGTAGACTTCCACAAGACTTACAAGAGATCATTTTACTACGATTTGTAAATGAGTTATCTGTTATTGAAATAAGTAAAATAACAGAATTATCACGTTTTGCAGTATATCGAAAAATAAAAAATGCCTTAAGTAAGCTGAGGCTGTTTTTGAGTGAGGAGGATTTTTGTGAATAG
- a CDS encoding sugar ABC transporter ATP-binding protein: protein MDRVLKAVDINKSFTGVQALKDVTLEIKPGEIHCLAGENGSGKSTLIKVIAGVYTPDDGHIEFSGQSYRKITPIDAIRHGVQVIYQDFSIFPNLSVIENLAFNTELANKRKLVNKKKMRQIAEEAIAKIDFQVDLEAKVGDLPVASKQLIAISRALMFNAKLIIMDEPTTALTRKEVNALFNIILNLKKQGIAILFVSHKLDEVFEIAERFTILRNGQLIFTGEREELNQDKFSYYMTGRNFESTSFSCQYIDDQPILEVKNLSQRGYFKNISFSLRKGQILGITGLLGSGRTELALSLFGINHIDSGTIKVGGEEVEIDSPMIAMRNKIGYVPEDRLTEGLFLKRSIGDNIIISEIDYLKNKYYLLDKKKVLKEIDKWVEELSIATPDPTNPCNTLSGGNQQRIVLAKWLTLDLDILILNGPSVGVDIGSKYDIHNILRELANKGLAILIISDDIPEVLSLCSDVLIMKNGEIAASLKTSETNVQELTTRMM from the coding sequence ATGGATCGTGTGCTAAAAGCTGTAGATATTAATAAGTCATTTACAGGCGTTCAAGCCCTAAAGGATGTTACCTTAGAGATTAAACCTGGTGAAATCCATTGTTTAGCAGGAGAGAATGGGAGCGGTAAATCTACTTTAATTAAAGTAATAGCAGGGGTCTATACACCTGATGATGGTCATATTGAATTTAGTGGACAATCTTATAGAAAAATCACACCTATTGATGCCATTCGTCATGGAGTTCAGGTCATTTATCAAGATTTTTCAATATTTCCCAATCTTTCAGTTATAGAGAATCTAGCCTTTAATACTGAATTAGCAAATAAACGGAAATTGGTGAATAAGAAGAAAATGCGGCAAATTGCCGAAGAAGCTATTGCGAAAATTGATTTCCAAGTAGATTTGGAAGCAAAGGTAGGAGATTTACCAGTGGCAAGTAAACAACTTATAGCCATTTCTCGTGCTTTAATGTTTAATGCCAAGTTGATTATTATGGACGAGCCTACCACAGCTTTAACTAGAAAAGAAGTTAATGCACTTTTTAATATTATTTTGAACCTAAAAAAGCAAGGTATAGCCATATTATTTGTTAGTCATAAATTAGATGAAGTATTTGAAATCGCAGAACGATTTACTATATTACGAAATGGGCAGCTAATTTTTACTGGAGAGAGAGAAGAGTTAAACCAAGATAAGTTCTCTTATTATATGACCGGGAGGAACTTTGAATCAACCTCATTTAGTTGTCAATACATAGATGATCAACCAATCCTAGAAGTAAAGAACCTTTCTCAGAGGGGGTATTTTAAAAATATCTCATTTTCTTTGAGGAAAGGTCAAATATTAGGAATAACTGGATTGCTGGGATCGGGGAGAACAGAGCTTGCCTTATCCCTATTTGGTATCAATCATATTGACTCAGGTACTATAAAAGTAGGTGGTGAAGAAGTTGAAATTGATAGTCCAATGATAGCTATGAGAAATAAAATCGGTTATGTACCGGAAGATCGATTAACAGAAGGACTATTTTTGAAAAGAAGCATTGGAGACAATATTATTATCTCTGAGATTGACTATCTCAAAAATAAATATTATCTGCTTGACAAGAAAAAGGTACTAAAAGAAATAGATAAATGGGTTGAAGAGTTATCCATTGCAACACCAGACCCTACCAATCCATGTAACACATTGTCAGGGGGAAATCAACAACGTATAGTTTTAGCGAAATGGCTTACCCTTGACTTGGATATTCTTATTCTCAATGGACCATCAGTAGGAGTAGATATTGGGTCGAAGTATGATATACATAATATTTTAAGAGAATTGGCCAACAAAGGTTTAGCTATCTTAATAATTTCTGATGATATTCCTGAAGTTCTTTCTCTATGTTCTGACGTATTAATAATGAAAAACGGTGAAATCGCTGCTTCTTTAAAAACATCAGAAACTAATGTGCAAGAACTTACGACCAGAATGATGTGA